From a single Kryptolebias marmoratus isolate JLee-2015 linkage group LG17, ASM164957v2, whole genome shotgun sequence genomic region:
- the cntd1 gene encoding cyclin N-terminal domain-containing protein 1: MAERLICLPDRVVALKFRQTSSDILNDLLINLDKGNKENLNNLHKCCGSFKQKNLIEYAFMMTEELGLDPLVGYHAVELLQRFMVRRVWDCLATPTAGGAAGDEPASYEDAIFDRLKDNFPLIIFSSVQLANKLFLHSHKIHINAAVLFLRSIGVRASKQTVLESELMVFKGLEFNLNVPNPLTYVEVLLEVLGYNEPDVPIENLYQRCLNVLQFVTLERTAIYEALLRVTTQSVSPSREQREKFVTVTEDCMLLGVGVIAVATFICLFQDWEEVVEELSHITGISMRSIKDFFHVALMHIISSPEEI, encoded by the exons ATGGCGGAAAGGTTAATTTGTCTCCCCGACAGAGTTGTAGCCTTAAAGTTTCGGCAAACGTCTTCTGACATTCTCAACGATCTACTCATCAACCTCgacaaaggaaacaaagaaaatctaaataatttacataaatgCTGCGGAagcttcaaacagaaaaacctcaTCG AGTACGCCTTCATGATGACGGAAGAACTGGGCCTGGACCCGCTGGTCGGATACCACGCAGTGGAGCTGCTGCAAAG GTTCATGGTCAGACGCGTTTGGGATTGTCTCGCCACGCCGACAGCTGGCGGCGCGGCTGGCGACGAGCCGGCGAGCTACGAGGACGCGATCTTCGACCGACTGAAAGATAACTTTCCTCTCATCATCTTCTCCTCTGTGCAGCTGgcaaacaaactgtttctgcaCAGTCAT aAAATTCACATCAATGCCGCCGTTCTTTTCCTGCGTTCGATTGGAGTCAGGGCTTCCAAACAGACGGTCCTCGAATCCGAGCTGATGGTCTTTAAAGGCCTTGAATTCAACCTGAATGTCCCGAACCCTCTGACATATGTGGAAGTGCTTCTGGAGGTGCTCG GTTACAATGAGCCGGACGTCCCCATCGAGAACCTTTATCAGCGGTGCCTCAATGTCCTTCAGTTCGTCACCCTGGAGAGGACGGCCATCTACGAGGCCTTGTTACGAGTCACCACTCAGAGCGTCAGCCCATCCAGGGAGCAGAG AGAGAAGTTTGTGACGGTAACCGAGGACTGCATGCTTCTCGGTGTTGGCGTCATCGCCGTGGCAACGTTCATCTGCCTTTTTCAAGACTGGGAAGAG GTGGTCGAGGAACTGAGCCACATCACAGGGATCTCCATGAGGAGCATTAAGGATTTTTTTCATGTGGCTTTAATGCACATTATCAGTTCCCCTGAAGAAATCTAA
- the LOC108246983 gene encoding cytochrome c oxidase assembly factor 3 homolog, mitochondrial, with translation MADKKPPKSDAPFASRIDPNKESLSREQMHFVRQVELQQWKKKSSKLWSRNAVTGLAIGALVLGIYGYTFYSVSQERIMDEIDEEAKRLRGPKTGAN, from the exons ATGGCTGACAAGAAGCCTCCAAAGTCTGACGCTCCCTTTGCGAGCAGGATAGATCCGAATAAGGAGAGTCTTTCTCGTGAACAGATGCACTTTGTTAGACAAGTGGAGCTCCAGCAGTGGAAGAAGAAATCATCTAAGCTCTGGTCGCGAAATGCTGTGACGGGACTCGCCATCGGAGCGCTCGTGCTGGGAATTT ACGGCTACACGTTTTATTCAGTCTCCCAGGAACGGATCATGGATGAGATCGACGAGGAGGCCAAGAGACTGCGGGGACCAAAGACCGGCGCCAACTGA